From a single Candidatus Methanoperedens sp. genomic region:
- a CDS encoding ribonuclease P, producing the protein MRKKQKDWAKDMAFQRIQRLFELASSEFKTCPERSNRYVLLARRLSMRYRVRMPKELRRRICKHCCAYLVEGANARTRLQGTHITTTCLVCGKQMRLPY; encoded by the coding sequence ATGCGCAAAAAGCAGAAAGACTGGGCAAAGGACATGGCGTTTCAACGTATTCAGAGGCTCTTCGAGCTTGCAAGCAGCGAATTCAAGACCTGCCCTGAACGCAGCAACCGTTATGTACTGCTTGCAAGGCGCCTCAGCATGAGATACCGCGTAAGGATGCCAAAGGAGCTAAGGCGCCGGATATGCAAACACTGCTGTGCTTACCTTGTAGAGGGGGCAAACGCGCGCACGAGGCTTCAGGGAACGCATATAACCACGACATGCCTTGTATGCGGAAAACAGATGAGGCTGCCGTATTAA
- a CDS encoding thioredoxin domain-containing protein, with the protein MAKKRPNRLISEKSPYLLQHAYNPVDWYPWGKDAFEKAKKEDKPVFLSIGYSTCHWCHVMEKESFEDDAVATLMNEAFVSIKVDREERPDIDSIYMKICQRMTGSGGWPLNMILTPDKKPFYAATYIPKESKFGRAGMLEMIPRIKNLWSLQRSEVEQLAAQNLSALKEVSASGVELDEDVLHAAYEQLLGMFDEQHGGFGDVPKFPTPHNFMFLLRYWRRTGDTMALFMVEKTLYAMRKGGIYDHIGFGFHRYSVDSGWLVPHFEKMLYDQAMLALAYVEAYQATGKEEYGKTCREIFTYVLRDMTSPEGGFYSGEDADSEGEEGKFYLWTEDEIRSVLSGEEALLIKKVFNITHEGNFPEGKSTGRNIFYLSKSLYEKASFLKLSMEELQNRIVTARRKLFDVREKRIHPGKDDKILTDWNGLMIAALAKGAAVFDEPAYAGAAKQALDFILLKMSDKEGRLYHRYRGGEAAVPGFLDDYAFLIWGLIELYETTFEIRYLKKVHELCNDMIRHFWDEENRGFHLTADDAEKVLVRRKELYDGALPAGNSVAMLNLIRLGKMTANPEFEKKGVQIGRAFSKSISQAPAAYTMLMAALDFAIGPSSEVVVAGDMEAADTKNMLAALRREFIPEKVVIFRPLGEAAEIIHLAGYTRNMLGMEGKATAYVCRDFSCRLPTTDIGEMLKLLKVPLD; encoded by the coding sequence ATGGCAAAAAAGCGCCCGAACCGTCTCATCTCTGAAAAAAGCCCCTACCTGCTCCAGCATGCATACAATCCTGTGGACTGGTATCCCTGGGGGAAAGATGCCTTTGAGAAGGCGAAGAAGGAGGACAAACCCGTTTTCCTGTCCATCGGATACTCCACCTGCCACTGGTGCCATGTGATGGAGAAGGAATCCTTCGAGGACGATGCAGTGGCAACACTGATGAACGAGGCCTTTGTGAGCATAAAGGTTGACCGGGAGGAGCGCCCGGATATAGACAGCATCTATATGAAAATTTGCCAGAGAATGACGGGCAGCGGGGGCTGGCCTCTTAACATGATACTAACACCCGACAAAAAACCCTTTTATGCAGCCACATACATCCCGAAGGAAAGCAAATTCGGGAGGGCAGGGATGCTGGAGATGATCCCGCGCATAAAAAACCTCTGGAGCTTGCAGAGGAGCGAAGTGGAACAACTTGCGGCGCAGAACCTTTCTGCACTCAAAGAAGTATCCGCGTCAGGAGTGGAACTGGATGAAGACGTTCTGCATGCAGCCTATGAGCAGCTTCTTGGGATGTTTGATGAGCAGCACGGGGGTTTTGGCGATGTGCCCAAGTTCCCAACTCCCCACAACTTCATGTTCCTTCTTCGTTACTGGAGGCGCACTGGGGATACAATGGCTCTTTTCATGGTGGAAAAGACGCTCTATGCCATGCGCAAAGGCGGTATCTACGACCACATAGGCTTTGGCTTCCACCGCTACTCCGTGGATTCAGGATGGCTTGTCCCGCACTTTGAAAAAATGCTCTACGACCAGGCGATGCTGGCTCTTGCCTATGTGGAGGCTTATCAGGCAACAGGGAAAGAGGAGTATGGAAAAACATGTCGTGAAATCTTTACCTATGTTCTAAGAGATATGACCTCTCCTGAGGGCGGTTTTTATTCAGGCGAAGATGCAGACAGCGAAGGGGAGGAGGGAAAGTTCTATTTGTGGACTGAGGATGAAATCCGTTCGGTTCTTTCAGGGGAGGAAGCTCTTCTTATAAAAAAAGTATTCAATATTACTCATGAAGGCAATTTCCCTGAGGGAAAAAGCACAGGAAGAAATATCTTTTACTTATCAAAATCCCTTTATGAGAAGGCCTCTTTTCTTAAGCTTTCTATGGAAGAGCTACAGAATCGCATCGTGACTGCCCGGCGCAAGCTCTTCGATGTACGGGAAAAACGCATCCACCCGGGTAAGGATGATAAGATACTGACAGACTGGAACGGGCTGATGATAGCTGCACTGGCAAAGGGAGCGGCGGTGTTTGATGAGCCTGCATATGCAGGGGCCGCAAAGCAGGCTCTGGATTTTATTCTTTTAAAAATGAGCGATAAAGAAGGCAGGCTTTATCATCGCTATAGAGGTGGCGAAGCTGCCGTTCCGGGTTTTCTGGATGACTATGCATTTCTTATCTGGGGATTGATAGAACTCTATGAAACCACTTTTGAGATACGTTATCTTAAAAAAGTCCATGAACTTTGCAATGACATGATCAGGCATTTCTGGGACGAAGAAAACCGGGGGTTTCATCTGACTGCGGATGATGCTGAGAAGGTACTTGTTCGCAGAAAAGAGCTCTACGACGGCGCTTTGCCCGCAGGCAACTCGGTGGCAATGCTGAACCTGATTCGCCTGGGTAAAATGACAGCCAATCCCGAATTTGAAAAGAAGGGGGTGCAGATTGGAAGGGCATTCTCAAAAAGCATTTCACAGGCGCCGGCAGCATATACAATGCTCATGGCGGCGCTTGACTTTGCAATCGGTCCTTCTAGCGAAGTGGTTGTTGCCGGGGATATGGAGGCTGCGGATACGAAGAATATGCTCGCCGCTTTGCGAAGGGAGTTTATACCTGAAAAGGTGGTGATTTTCCGTCCCCTCGGCGAGGCAGCGGAGATTATACATCTCGCAGGTTATACGAGAAACATGCTAGGCATGGAAGGCAAAGCCACTGCCTATGTATGCCGGGATTTTAGCTGCAGGCTTCCGACAACCGATATCGGGGAAATGCTGAAGTTACTGAAGGTGCCTCTTGATTAA
- a CDS encoding ArsB/NhaD family transporter, with the protein MSQILAIAVFVFTYALIVLKPKRINEAHAALIGAALTIVFLLKPDNVLEALGISTPENPLPLVTTWNVVVILATLMVISSLLDDYGFFEYCATRAVHASRNSGMRLFLYTYLVVSAISLFAGNDVVILTTTPIILIFCRNAKINPKPYMFASFFAANTFSMPLYIGNLTNILIGDSLRLDYFGFTKYMLLPTLAAALVNYHLLKYIFRKQIPESFGSHDNGRIPIRNKSLVALGLAVLLGVIVLGGAANYMKIPLSVVTLGGAVILMIFERRIVHRLKRVSWNVVLFVIGLFIVVKGLEVSGVAGAAGEIMFSHISGNLTVAMFSVSLLSAFMCNLVNNIPMTAMMLSIIHHASLAQQMNTAMGYALVIGSNLGANFTTFGALAGILWLESAKRYGWSTTMTDLLKIGLFVTPIAILGASIMLALEMWLL; encoded by the coding sequence TTGAGTCAGATTCTGGCTATTGCTGTTTTTGTATTCACCTACGCACTCATAGTCCTGAAGCCGAAAAGAATCAACGAAGCACATGCGGCTTTAATCGGCGCTGCACTCACCATTGTTTTTTTGCTAAAGCCCGATAATGTGCTTGAGGCGCTCGGTATTTCGACCCCTGAAAATCCCCTGCCTCTTGTAACTACATGGAATGTTGTTGTAATTCTTGCAACCCTGATGGTTATATCAAGTCTCCTCGATGACTACGGGTTCTTTGAGTACTGCGCAACAAGGGCTGTACATGCTTCAAGAAACAGCGGTATGAGGCTTTTTTTATACACGTACCTTGTGGTTTCAGCCATATCCCTTTTTGCAGGGAACGATGTGGTTATTCTTACCACGACTCCCATTATCCTGATTTTCTGCAGGAATGCAAAGATAAACCCAAAACCCTACATGTTCGCATCTTTTTTTGCTGCCAACACTTTTTCGATGCCTCTGTATATCGGGAATCTCACCAACATACTGATTGGCGATAGCCTGCGCCTTGACTATTTCGGTTTCACAAAATACATGCTTCTTCCCACCCTTGCAGCCGCTCTTGTAAACTATCATTTATTGAAATACATCTTCAGGAAGCAGATACCAGAGAGCTTCGGCTCGCATGATAATGGCAGGATTCCCATAAGGAATAAATCTCTTGTAGCTCTTGGGCTTGCGGTTCTGCTCGGGGTAATTGTGCTTGGCGGCGCAGCAAACTATATGAAAATACCTCTCTCTGTGGTAACGTTGGGGGGTGCTGTAATCCTTATGATATTCGAGCGGCGAATAGTTCACAGGCTTAAAAGAGTCTCATGGAATGTCGTACTTTTTGTGATCGGGCTTTTTATCGTGGTAAAGGGACTCGAAGTGAGCGGCGTGGCAGGCGCAGCAGGCGAGATTATGTTTTCACATATAAGCGGTAATCTGACGGTTGCCATGTTTTCAGTTTCGCTCTTGTCTGCGTTCATGTGCAATCTTGTGAATAATATACCCATGACAGCCATGATGCTCTCCATAATCCACCATGCTTCGCTTGCGCAGCAGATGAATACAGCAATGGGGTACGCACTGGTCATAGGCTCCAATCTCGGTGCCAATTTCACTACCTTTGGCGCGCTTGCAGGTATTCTCTGGCTTGAAAGCGCAAAAAGATACGGCTGGAGCACGACAATGACCGACCTTTTGAAAATAGGGCTGTTCGTCACTCCCATAGCAATCCTAGGTGCAAGTATCATGCTGGCGCTTGAGATGTGGCTTCTATGA
- the rpl18a gene encoding 50S ribosomal protein L18Ae, with translation MSRLTVDIYPIEYNTNPHPGDMMNFIVTGTFKAGQKWERFTKKITSPTKNNATEKTYSLIGSEHGLRRSLIKIESIEEAKE, from the coding sequence ATGAGTCGATTAACAGTAGATATATATCCGATTGAGTACAACACAAACCCTCATCCAGGTGATATGATGAATTTTATCGTGACAGGAACCTTCAAAGCCGGACAAAAATGGGAACGGTTTACAAAAAAAATAACGAGCCCTACTAAAAATAATGCAACCGAGAAAACATATTCCTTGATCGGAAGTGAACACGGCTTAAGGCGCAGCCTGATAAAAATTGAATCCATAGAAGAGGCGAAAGAATGA
- the pfdA gene encoding prefoldin subunit alpha, producing MNDVLTQQQLAELSEKHQVYQYQAEALAQQMNMVQLTIKDVETALITITALKDEPVGRETLVPLGFGSFAKATLVDTEKIVVGIGAGVSVEKKIDYATAFLEKRKDELTKYHEQLNHSIAKLAQELQNIQKIVQKHQQSLQSQQSRQPMRAQ from the coding sequence ATGAACGATGTATTGACGCAGCAGCAGCTTGCTGAATTATCAGAAAAACATCAGGTTTACCAGTATCAGGCGGAGGCATTAGCCCAGCAGATGAATATGGTACAACTTACCATTAAAGACGTGGAAACAGCGCTTATCACAATAACAGCCTTAAAAGATGAGCCAGTTGGAAGAGAGACGCTTGTACCCCTCGGATTTGGTTCTTTCGCCAAAGCCACACTTGTTGATACCGAAAAGATAGTGGTGGGAATCGGCGCCGGGGTGAGTGTGGAAAAGAAAATAGATTATGCAACAGCATTCCTTGAAAAACGCAAAGATGAACTCACCAAGTATCATGAACAACTGAATCATTCCATTGCAAAACTTGCCCAGGAGCTGCAGAATATCCAGAAAATTGTGCAAAAACATCAGCAATCACTGCAATCCCAGCAATCCAGACAGCCCATGCGCGCCCAGTAA
- the ftsY gene encoding signal recognition particle-docking protein FtsY, producing MFEKLKEKLGSFKAVLGGAIEEKEKEAIKTLPVKTEAVKEEAPAAPELAAIQKAPEKIGIFGKIKAAVLEQEFIIEEKSLQDHLWELEMALLESDVALPVAEKIVESVKNELVGTRRKIGSDTGKIVETAIKNAISKVISVDSFDFDEFVKKASKPVSIVFVGVNGTGKTTTIAKMAERFKFKGYSVVIAAGDTFRAGAIEQIDKHAEALGIKLIKHQEGADPAAVIYDAIQFARAKHKDIVLADTAGRMHTNINLMDQLRKVCRVNKPDLVIFVDEAVAGNDAVERAKLFNSAVPFNGSILTKADADAKGGAAISISYTTGKPILFLGVGQSYKDLVKFEPQWLLARLFE from the coding sequence ATGTTTGAAAAACTTAAAGAAAAGCTTGGCAGTTTTAAAGCAGTACTTGGCGGGGCGATAGAGGAAAAAGAGAAAGAAGCCATAAAAACGCTCCCCGTAAAAACAGAAGCTGTTAAGGAAGAGGCACCTGCAGCCCCCGAACTTGCAGCAATACAAAAAGCGCCTGAAAAAATCGGTATATTCGGCAAAATAAAAGCTGCTGTTCTTGAACAGGAGTTCATAATCGAGGAGAAAAGCCTGCAAGACCATCTCTGGGAGCTTGAAATGGCGCTCCTTGAGAGCGATGTAGCGCTGCCTGTTGCTGAAAAAATAGTAGAATCCGTGAAGAACGAGCTTGTGGGCACGCGGAGAAAAATCGGCTCTGATACCGGGAAGATTGTAGAAACAGCAATAAAAAATGCAATCTCGAAAGTAATTTCGGTTGATTCTTTTGATTTTGATGAGTTTGTTAAGAAAGCAAGTAAACCTGTAAGTATTGTTTTCGTGGGTGTGAACGGGACAGGAAAGACCACTACAATAGCGAAAATGGCTGAGCGCTTTAAGTTCAAGGGTTATTCCGTGGTAATTGCGGCAGGCGATACTTTCCGCGCAGGGGCTATCGAGCAGATCGACAAACATGCCGAAGCCCTGGGAATAAAGCTCATAAAACATCAGGAAGGCGCTGACCCGGCTGCTGTCATATACGATGCGATACAGTTTGCAAGGGCAAAACACAAAGATATTGTGCTGGCTGATACTGCTGGGAGAATGCACACCAATATCAACCTGATGGATCAGTTAAGGAAGGTGTGCAGGGTAAACAAGCCCGACCTTGTTATCTTCGTGGACGAGGCTGTGGCTGGAAACGACGCCGTGGAGCGCGCCAAGCTCTTCAACAGCGCAGTGCCTTTTAACGGCAGCATTCTGACAAAGGCTGATGCCGATGCAAAAGGCGGCGCTGCTATCTCCATATCCTACACAACAGGCAAGCCCATACTTTTTCTCGGTGTGGGGCAAAGTTATAAAGACCTTGTGAAGTTCGAGCCTCAATGGCTGCTGGCAAGGTTGTTTGAATAA
- a CDS encoding gamma carbonic anhydrase family protein produces MIYTFEDKKPLIAKNAFIADTACIIGNVTIGERSSVWFNSVIRGDRAKISIGKGCNIQDNVVVHSDERDVEIGDKVTIGHGSVMHGCIVKNNALIGMNATVLHGAEIGEFSIVGAGALVPPGHKIPANSLVFGIPCKHARTTTDKDIELINNTLKNYEDLTARYLKLKGK; encoded by the coding sequence ATGATATACACCTTTGAAGACAAAAAACCACTTATAGCGAAAAATGCTTTCATAGCAGATACTGCATGCATCATCGGAAATGTAACAATCGGCGAGCGATCAAGCGTCTGGTTTAATTCTGTCATCCGCGGCGACAGGGCAAAAATCAGTATAGGTAAGGGCTGCAACATCCAGGACAATGTGGTCGTACATTCGGACGAGAGGGATGTTGAAATCGGCGATAAAGTTACCATAGGGCATGGAAGCGTTATGCACGGCTGCATTGTAAAAAATAATGCACTCATAGGTATGAATGCCACGGTACTGCACGGCGCCGAAATCGGGGAATTTTCTATAGTCGGAGCAGGAGCTTTGGTGCCGCCCGGTCATAAAATCCCCGCGAACAGCCTGGTTTTCGGAATACCCTGCAAACACGCAAGGACAACAACAGACAAGGATATAGAACTCATTAACAATACCTTAAAGAATTATGAGGATTTGACTGCAAGATACCTGAAACTGAAAGGCAAATAA